The sequence AGCGTCATGCCGGGCTGCACAGGTACCCTCCTCGGCCAGGTATTATGACGGCGGCGGCGACGCGTTCAAATCCTCGCGGTTGGCGGCCAACGCCCGTCCCGCCGCCGCGTGGCTGCCACATCTCCGTTCCCTTACTTCGGGTCAGGACTTATCGAATTTCGATTGTGTTGATTCTTATAAAGAATCAACGCGCTTATGGAGCCTGTTTTGGCATTATGTATGCTTTAGTGGCTTTGTAGAAATCTATGTATTGAATCAAAAGTCAGCCACGTACACGTATTCCTTGTGCAAAATATTACTATAAAGAATACTAGGCTTTTGGCATTTTTGTGGTGACACTCATTTGTTCTCCATCGCAAAAATGATTCGAGAtccaatatatagaaaaaaaatttccGCGACAAGACGGCTATTTTCAAAAGTTTCTAGCCCGCCCAGGAACCgccacaccctcccttcccagGTGAGTCACAGGTAAGGGGCCCGAGCGAGGCTAGACAGGTACGCGATACACCCAACACAACATGCATTCCGCATGGAGAGGCGACTCCTGTTTGTTTTCCGGAACTTTGTGCTTCTGAGGACTTCTGAGTGGAAGGCCATTTCCTAGGCGGTGGTGGCGGTAACGGAAAAGTGGAGTGATACTCGAAAGTGGAGAGATCCCGGAAAGTAATAAGAACGATGTAGGTGATTGTGTGAAGGAGAAATGCGGCCGAAGAAATCGAGGAACGTTGTGTAGAGGCACCTCAAGTGTTGCTGTGAAAGAACAGTAGTAGGAGTCGGAATTATTGGTCGATGTGGAGAACGACCGTGACCGTTTGCTTTTGCGAGACTTTGGCGGGAACTCTCCCTGAGCGAGTAGGGTGTGGCGAAAGTGCAGGCACCTCTGGCTTCTTCTCTGCTTGCCCAGCTGATTCACCACAACAAGGATGGTGGTGCCCCCGAGAGACCGTCGCACCACGGCAGGGTGGTGGGCCATCGGCTTCCACGTCCTGGCCTTCGTCCTTATTTCCATCAGTATGTTCACAACCTATTGGCTCCAGGCCGAGAACAAGGCCTATGGCACGGCCGTGGAGAGCGTGGGCTTGTGGACGCAGTGCTTCAGGTCTTACACCACGCGAGAGGACGTGCATAAGGAGCGCTTCTTTGTAGGGTGTCGCTGGATCTTCGACCCCTTCACTACGGGGTACGAGGACGTCCAGGGAGACTTGCAGTCACGTGAGTCTTTCTGTCAGTACCTTCCTCAGCTGAGTTCATCCTTTCATCTTTTGGCTGCTCTCAGCACGCTCCCTCTGTATTTCTATGAATTTTGACCTTGTCGTCTTACTTGTCTGATGTGTTGTATGAAATGCGTAACAGGAAACAGGACTTTTGGGTTGTTGAATTAGAGGCAGTCAGAATAAAGTGACGAAGATGAGGTAGTCACGAATAAAGTGACAAAAATGCTCCAGTGGCATTAAGTGAAACTCGAGAAATGGTTAATCATCTATATTTAAAATGTCTGGGATTGGCACTGATTTTAAACTGACTTTGTTTCATAAATCTGAAATTGTATTCAAATttataaacattaacaaaatCCTTGGATTGTGAAACATGTGACAAAAATATAGTTGAAAGAACAATCACagaaataatgttaaaataaaacttattcatatatttataaagtccACAACAAATGTTAGAATGAATAGAAGTGCTGTGTCATATTGTGCCATCAAAATACCATACTCTGAATGAAAATGTTAAATTTGAGTTCCCATTCTATATTATAAAGTGTCACATAGATACATTTCTTGCTAAAGTAAGAAATATTTAGCTGTGTGTTATGAATGCCCTTACAAATAGGTAATACTATAagcaagtaaataaaataataataaatcaagttATCTTAAATTAAATTTCTTTGAAGTAATACCTAGCactaatatatatcatttttgcaTTCCAGCATTCTTCGTCACAGTCCAGGTCTTCTACACCTTCTGCTTCACGTTGTCGCTGCTTGGCGCTGGTCTCACGGGTGTTCTCATCCTTTGTCCTGGTGAAGATTTTGAGAAATATGTCTTGAAGCTGGCCTACATTGACCTCTTCATCTCATGTACGTCTCCAGTTTCCCATTCATTGTTGCTGTTTTGGgggttgtatgtttgtattcttaataattatttacattggtcttcatttttttattattactttgttcaTGTGCCAGGTAATTGTTACTCATTTACAAAAGAATAACCCCAATATAGGTTGctaatcattattcatcattacagGGTTCTTTGGCTTTATTGCCGTGATAGTCTTTGGAGCTATGGGTGACAACCGTGATTGGATGCCCCATTGGGACCACAATCATCTTTCTTGGTCCTTTGGTCTCGGTGAGTGTAGTTTCCAACCTTTGCAATTACCCATACATAAAAGCAGAATTATTTTTGGCAAATGTGTATTTGGATTGCTGGATATAATTTAATCTTTaattattatccccccccccccctttttcttttacattaacTACATCTTGTTACTGTGATGCGTCTAATTTCCATATTATCTTTCAGCTGTGGTGGGTGTTGTAGCAGAATTTGTTGCAGCTGTTCTCTTCTGGGTTGAGTACCGCATCCAGAAGCGAAAGGAGTCCTATCGCCAAAGCCATGAAGTTTTCACATTAGAAGGGAGAACCAAGAATTAAGAAGCCTCTCAGTGCCTAGTTAAATATTGCCAAGGAACACACACTGCAGTCTGTCTGCATATCCCCTTTCCCAGTACTTGActcagaaggaagggaaggtacaTTTCCTGTCCATCAATCTAAGAAGTATTTCTCAGAATAATATTAGAAGACAGGATTTGTTCTTTGGTAAACTGGAGTACATTTCAGGGAAGAGAGCTTGGAAAGGTCAGGAAGAGAGATGCCACAGCCAACACACATACAGTGTTCTCTTTGGAAGTGACTAGGAAGAGTAAGTCTGGGTTTTATAGTAATTGAGACTGTGCATTGCAAAGAATTTGGTAGTACTCTGTTAAAGTTCTATGCTCAATTTAGTTCAGTTAAAACCACTGTTAAATTTTCACTAAggtttggcattttttttttctttcccctcctcctcctccatatatgTGTACTTAATGTTTAGGGACTGCATACCAAAGCAATTTTCCAGTCAATCACAGGTGAACTTGAGTGGCAAGTGGTTTTGTAGACATTTttcttaacattttcattattttgtattgttacatGATCTTGAAAGCACCACTGTTTCAGAAAagatggattatatatatttctgtgctaGACTTGCATAAGGAGTATGGAGTCAAGACCAGATCTATACAGAGatattggacttttttttttttttttttttatatagatgttaGATGTATTTCTTTGAGCCAATATTTTccttggctatctgtctgtcatgtGTTTTAGCAAAGTAAGTGTCTTTGATGAGGTTTTGTCCAGAACATTCCAGTGGTACCTCAAAGCAACTCATTCCGTCCAATTTTTGGCCTTTTAATACTGTTTGCATTCAATGGCTGTGTCCATAAGAGGTTGGTTGTTCATAAGAAAGAATAATTAATGCTCTTTATAGCTGGACTAGAATAAACATTTCTCCCAGAAAtgtttgataaagataatatttatgattaataGCATTTCTTGTGTGTACTAGAGCTTTTTCTCATGCTCTTTGCATTAAAAAAGGGACAATATGTATTATCTTTGTTGCCAGCATGTATGTTGAACACTGATTAGATATTTTTAATATACAATGGAAATTgaaatattttctattttcatatcaCAAAGTTGTTTTTGCACAAGGAAACTTTAGTGCCAATGAAAATATTTTGACTTCTGCTGCAGCCAAGATAAAGTATATTTTATACTGTTGTGATAACATATCACAAATACCAATAAAAGTTCAAAGTTCATATAATCTTTTAGTAAATACTTGTTCCTGctatacaaagaaatatatattaaaaccaTGTTCATGCAGCTACCTAATCTGTATTGGAAATCATAATAACTTTCTATGATTTCAAAGAAAAATAAGCATTAAAAAATTAtagtataagaaaataaatgtctTATTTTTTTGCAACTCTTGGTCTATCATATATTTCAAGTAACCAACAAATTCCcaaaattcattaaaaataataaccaagaattaagaatacagaattaagcatttaattaagataaaaaaaactattttaaactcttattgaaaatattgaaatgaaaattctttcttgttgttatttcaaATGAGGGCTCTCAGATAGTTCCAAGTTACTGTATAACACACGAGATGGTAGGGCGTTAACACGAATATATCCATGCTTATGTCTGAGACTGAAGTTTAAATTAACACATTTAATAATAGCATTTTAGAGAAACTGGTATGAGAACACATTTGGGCATGCATGCCTTGAAATATTCTGGGATTGTGACTAAATGCCATGACATTTCTTGAGCGGAATATGAAAGCGCATGAACCTTGGGCAAAAGGGAAAACCCGGACCCGTAATGCCAGCTGGAAGGGTTACAAACTTCATGATAAATGCAGTTTGCTattgatgaattaatgaatgatcGTAGATAAAATGTTGAAAAAAGACATACTTGGAACCAAAATGTTCCATGATGTATTGGGGGAAGTAGCAATTTTTAAAATACTTGCACCGAAATGGGACCAACACTTCGTCCACTTCAAATCgtttcaagtaaaaaaaatagaccAACGACAGACCTAATGGTATCACGCGTACTATTTATCTCCTCTCGCATACAAAACTGTTACCAATTTCAGCCGATACTACCCATCTGTTGCATCTACACTGCTACTCATATCTTCAAAAATACGAAACGTGCCTTGACCAAGTATAAAAGGCATATTGTTCTtgaaattgaataaatataaaaaataacaaaatatttccgAATCGCGTATCACTTTAAAGTTTGTGAATTAAGAAACCCTATGGTATTTGAAAAAAATGGTACGCAAACATTTTACACAGCAACAAGAACGGCCATATGGAAAATAGAATGTACATTTCAGTGAGTACTTTTGAAAGTGTTTACAACTAATACAGTGAGACCATTATATCAATGTGCTTCGTTTCAGTACAATCGGTTTATAAAATACATTCAGTATAGCAATCGTCCTTATCAATATGGTGGTAATTGTTTATTCAAAAGTGCCCATTCATATGCTACTGTTATATTAAATTAATGATGCAAATATCAGCTCCACTTGGCAACTCTTTTTGTCTGCCCAAGCAAGCCCGCTGGAATATGGAATACGTTGGCAAGCCTGCAAGCGAAAACAAACTTaagtgtgtgaaccgtattcactACGACAAATGTGGGTAAGGTAtggatgggaatgaatatcttcacagtgcaagatatATAGTTAACCTCTTACGCTGTGAGGATACTTCTCCctcatacttttttttacatgtacacacgacacacacacgacacatacacacgtatacatgcataggGCATGAATGCAATCATAATAGGTATACTATACTAtacaatataactatatatataaatacaaacacacacacacacacacacacacacacacacacacacacacacacacacacacacacacacacacacacacacacacacacacacacacacacacacacacacacacacacacacacacacacacacacacacacacacacattaatatatataatatatatatagatatatgtatatatatacatatatttgtaaatgtatatgtacatatatatatattatatatatatatatatatatatatatatatatatgtgtatatatatgtatattacaaatttatatatatacacatatgtatattatatatatatatatacatatgtatattatatatatatatacatataaatatatataaatatatatacatataaatatatataaatatatatacatataaatatatataaatatatatacatataaatatatatacatataaatatatataaatatatatacatatatataaaaatatacatacatatatatatttattatatatttatatatatgtatatacataattacatacacatatgcatattttaatatatatataatatatatataatatatatatgtatatatattatttataaatatatatacgtatatatatttatatatatacatatatatatatacgtatatatatttatatatatacatatatatatacatatatgtatcagtatatattcacatatatatgtatatataaatatatatatatatatataaatatatatatgtatatatgaatatatatacatgtgtgtatatacatatatatataaatatatacatatacatatatataaatatatatatttattatatatttatatgtatgtatatataattatatatacacatatacacaatttaaatatatatatatatatatatatatatataaatatacattaatataaatatatatatatatgtatatatatattaaatataaatatatatacatatatgtataagtatatattcacatatatatgtatatataaatatatataaatatatatatatatatatgtatatatatatatatatatatatatatatatatatatatatatatatatgaatatatatacgtgtttgtgtgttcatgttccGCACGCTGGAATATATTACTTTCCTGCCATTCCCTATATTCCACAACTACCGTCAAACCGAAGGTGATAACTACTTATGCCTAAACCacaattaatacaaaaataaaagccaATCCCACAACCTCTGTACAGACCCACAAACCACATCCAATCATTCACGCAGTCAATTACACACGGCGATCCGTCCCCATGAATGCATCCGAGAGATTTCAATGAAGCATGACATGATCCACGCATGACGAATTATTGAAACAATTACATCTTTATAtgtcacgtgtgtgtgttatatatgtgtgtgagtgagtgagtgagtgtgtgtgtgtgtgtgtgtgtgtgtgtgtgtgtgtgtgtgtgtgtgtgtgtgtgtgtgtgtgtgtgtgtgtgtgtgtgtgtgtgtgtgtgcgtgcgtgcgtgcgtgcgtgcgtgcgtgcgtgcgtgcgtgcgtgcgtgcgtgcgtgcgtgcgtgcgtgcgtgcgtgcgtgcttgcgtgcgtgcgtgcgtgtgtgtgcatatatctcatacgcgtatatgtgtatgtatgaatatgaataatgaatatatgtatattatatatgtatatatacagacatatatatgtatttatctatttattacacacacacacacaaacacatacatatatatatatatatatattacatatatgtaatatatatatatatatatatatatatatattacatatatgtaatatatatacatatatttatttattacatatatgtaatatatatatatatatatttattacatatatgtaatatatatatatatattgattacatatatgtaatatatatatatatatatttattacatatatgtaatatatatatatatacttattacatatatgtaatatatatatatatatatatatatatacttattacatatatgtaatatatatatatataaatatatatatatatatatatatatatatatatatattacatacatgttatatacatatatatatataaatatatatatatatatacatatgtaatatatatatatatatatgtaatatatatatatatatatatatatgtaatatatatatatatatatgtaatatatatatatgtaatatatatatatatatatatatatatatatgtaatatatatatatataatatatatatacaatatatatatatgtatatatatgtgtaatatatatatatatatatatatgtaatatatatatatatatatatgtaatatatatatatatatgtatgtaatatatatatatatatgtatgtaatatatatacgtatgtaatatatatatacgtaatatatatgtaatatatatgtaagatatatatgtaatatatatatgtaatatatatataatataatatatatataatatatatataatatatatataatatatatatgtaatatatatatataatataatatatatatatatataaaatatatataatatacatatatgtaatatatatatgtaatatatatatatatatatatatatatatatatatatatatgtaatatatatacatatatatatatatatatatatatatatatatatatacatatatatatatatattacatatatatatatattacatatatatatatatattacatatatatatatgtaatatatatatatatgtaatatatatatatatgtaatatatatatatatgtaatatatataacataacatatatataatatatatatataatatacatatatgtaatatatatataaaatatttatataatatatatataatatacatatatgtaatatatatataatatatttatataatatatatataatatattcatataatatatatatatatgtaatatatatatatatacatatatatatgtaatatatatatatacatatatatatatatatataatatattcatataatatatttatataatatatatatataatatattcatataatatatatatatatatatatatatatatgtaatatatgtatacatatatatatgtaatatatatatatacatatatatatgtaatatatatatatacatatatatatatatatatatatatatatatgtgtgtgtgtgtaatatatatatatatatatatatatatatgtaatatatatatttgtaatatatatatgtaatatatatatatatataaatgtaatatatatatatgtaatatatgtgtgtgtgtgtgtgtgtgtgtgtgtgtgtgtgtgtgtgtttgcgtgtgtttgtgtgtgtttgtgtgtgtttgtgtgtgtttgtgtgtgtttgtgtgtgtttgtgtgtgtttatgtgtgtgtatgtgtgtgtgtatgtgtgtgtgtgtgtatgtgtgtgtgtatgtgtgtgtatatgtgtgtgtgtatgtgtgtgtatatgtgtgtgtatgtgtatgtgtatgtgtgtgtgtatgtgtgtatgtgtgtgtgtatgtgtgtatgtgtgtgtgtatgcgtgagtgtgtatgcgtgagtgtgtatgtgtgagtgtgtatgtgtgtgtgtatgtgtgtgtatatgtatgtgtgtgtatatgtatgtgtatgtgtatgtgtatgtgtatgtgtatgtgtatgtgtatgtgtatgtgtatgtgtgtgtatgtgtatgcgtatgcgtgtgtgtatatgcgtgtgtgtatatgcgtgtggtgtatgcctgtgtgtatatgcgtgtggtgtatgcctgtgtgtatgcctgtgtatgcctgtgtgtatgcctgtgtgtatgcttgtgtgtgtgtgcgtgtgcgtgtgtatgcgtgtgtgtgcgtgtgcgtgtgtatgcgtgtgtatgcatgtgcgtgtgcgtgtgcgtgtgcgtgtgcgtgtgcgtgtgcgtgcgtgtgagtgtgcgtgtgtgatatattgtAAAATGTTACCCCTCCTAAAAAAACACAAGTAGTCCCAACTCGTAGTAATCAAACAATGGACAAAAATTAGCGAAAATAGGGGAACTCCGGAAACCGCGAACAAAAATCCTACCAGGAACACTTTCCCGCCCTGCCCCAACCAACGGCTCTTTCC is a genomic window of Penaeus chinensis breed Huanghai No. 1 chromosome 23, ASM1920278v2, whole genome shotgun sequence containing:
- the LOC125037277 gene encoding uncharacterized protein LOC125037277 isoform X1, whose product is MVVPPRDRRTTAGWWAIGFHVLAFVLISISMFTTYWLQAENKAYGTAVESVGLWTQCFRSYTTREDVHKERFFVGCRWIFDPFTTGYEDVQGDLQSRESFSFFVTVQVFYTFCFTLSLLGAGLTGVLILCPGEDFEKYVLKLAYIDLFISWFFGFIAVIVFGAMGDNRDWMPHWDHNHLSWSFGLAVVGVVAEFVAAVLFWVEYRIQKRKESYRQSHEVFTLEGRTKN
- the LOC125037277 gene encoding uncharacterized protein LOC125037277 isoform X2, which gives rise to MVVPPRDRRTTAGWWAIGFHVLAFVLISISMFTTYWLQAENKAYGTAVESVGLWTQCFRSYTTREDVHKERFFVGCRWIFDPFTTGYEDVQGDLQSPFFVTVQVFYTFCFTLSLLGAGLTGVLILCPGEDFEKYVLKLAYIDLFISWFFGFIAVIVFGAMGDNRDWMPHWDHNHLSWSFGLAVVGVVAEFVAAVLFWVEYRIQKRKESYRQSHEVFTLEGRTKN
- the LOC125037277 gene encoding uncharacterized protein LOC125037277 isoform X3, with the protein product MSQLSEYEIFEPTTHPWGVTISLISFLAIVISFCSPYWLKNDGELSEGHFLNTGLWEACFSNYHDYTYRYDRIYDGCYWTLDEETHVIAEQLRRPFFVTVQVFYTFCFTLSLLGAGLTGVLILCPGEDFEKYVLKLAYIDLFISWFFGFIAVIVFGAMGDNRDWMPHWDHNHLSWSFGLAVVGVVAEFVAAVLFWVEYRIQKRKESYRQSHEVFTLEGRTKN